In Micromonospora sp. WMMA1363, a genomic segment contains:
- a CDS encoding MMPL family transporter, translating to MPTRRIGTLVAVVVTLGWLVIGGLAHSFPGRLDQVETDNFQAFLPASAESQQAQSQSGDITGANTTPALVVYQRPAGITAADQERAMSDMTRFLQVQWVVGPLAPPIPSQDGQALLLVVPIDNAVGQAENDVVDQLRTIVGDGQDGLTTEVTGPAAIRGDLITVLAAVGGQLLVVTVGAVLVVLLIVYRSPVLWAFPLIAAALSYVLATVFVYWLADADVVQLSGESRGILTVLVFGAGTDYALLLIARYREELVRTARPVDAMKVAWRGVAPAIIASGSTVILGLLALLLSILSSTRALGPVSAIGIACTLLVMLTFLPALLVLGGRRVFWPRIPRPEEKAVGTEHRLWGAIAHLVGRRDRLVWVIAAIGLGVAALGVTQLGKQAINQDDLLFSGHRASVTGQRVLDQHYPGGTGSPAIIVTNAETVDQVTAAARQVSGISTVQPVSAQGGASATSPDPGAAPKVVNGRVQLNATTTDPPDTDSAEQTVRRLRTAVHAVPDSNSLVGGFTATNVDTANAADRDQQVIFPVVLVVILICLAILLRALLAPVLLVLTVVLSFSATVGICAIVFRYLLNVPKVDPEFLLFAFVFLVALGVDYNVFLISRVRQESERRGTRPGILSALTVTGGVITSAGIVLAATFAALTVLPVRILVELGIALPVGLLIDTVVVRSLLVPALSHDIGHQIWWPGRLARAGGEPSGAGPPDGNRTSGHPG from the coding sequence ATGCCTACTCGCAGGATCGGCACGCTGGTCGCGGTGGTGGTGACACTCGGCTGGCTCGTGATCGGCGGCCTGGCCCACTCGTTCCCCGGACGCCTCGACCAGGTCGAGACCGACAACTTCCAGGCGTTCCTGCCCGCCAGCGCCGAGTCACAACAGGCCCAGAGCCAGAGTGGTGACATCACCGGCGCGAACACCACGCCCGCCCTGGTCGTCTACCAGCGCCCGGCCGGGATCACCGCCGCGGACCAGGAGCGGGCGATGTCAGACATGACACGCTTCCTTCAGGTGCAATGGGTTGTCGGGCCACTCGCTCCACCCATCCCGAGTCAGGACGGACAGGCTCTGCTGCTGGTCGTCCCGATCGACAACGCCGTGGGGCAGGCAGAGAACGACGTTGTCGATCAGCTGCGCACCATCGTCGGCGACGGCCAGGACGGGCTGACCACCGAGGTCACCGGCCCGGCCGCGATCCGCGGTGATCTGATCACGGTACTGGCGGCGGTCGGTGGCCAGCTACTGGTGGTCACCGTGGGCGCGGTGCTGGTTGTCCTGCTGATCGTCTACCGCAGCCCGGTGTTGTGGGCGTTTCCGCTGATCGCCGCCGCGCTCTCGTACGTGTTGGCCACGGTCTTCGTGTACTGGCTGGCCGATGCGGATGTCGTCCAGTTGAGTGGGGAGTCCCGGGGGATCCTCACCGTACTGGTCTTCGGCGCGGGCACCGACTACGCCTTGCTGCTGATCGCTCGCTATCGGGAGGAGCTGGTCAGGACCGCGCGTCCCGTGGACGCGATGAAGGTGGCGTGGCGCGGTGTCGCCCCAGCGATCATCGCCTCCGGCTCGACCGTGATCCTCGGCCTGCTCGCCCTGCTGCTGTCGATCCTCAGCTCCACCCGCGCCCTCGGACCGGTGTCCGCCATCGGCATCGCCTGCACCCTGCTGGTGATGCTCACCTTCCTTCCGGCCCTGCTCGTCCTCGGCGGGCGGCGGGTGTTCTGGCCACGGATCCCGCGCCCCGAGGAGAAGGCCGTCGGCACCGAGCACCGCCTGTGGGGTGCGATCGCCCACCTCGTCGGCCGGCGGGACCGACTCGTGTGGGTGATCGCGGCCATCGGCCTCGGCGTGGCCGCGCTCGGAGTCACCCAGCTCGGAAAACAGGCGATCAACCAAGACGACCTGCTGTTCTCCGGCCACCGGGCGTCGGTCACCGGGCAGCGGGTGCTCGACCAGCACTATCCCGGCGGGACCGGCAGCCCGGCCATCATCGTGACCAACGCGGAGACGGTCGACCAGGTCACCGCTGCGGCGCGTCAGGTGTCGGGGATCTCCACCGTTCAGCCGGTGTCCGCGCAGGGTGGGGCCTCGGCGACGTCACCAGACCCGGGGGCGGCACCGAAGGTCGTCAACGGACGCGTGCAGCTGAACGCGACCACGACCGACCCGCCGGACACCGACAGCGCCGAGCAAACCGTACGTCGGCTCCGCACCGCGGTCCACGCGGTACCCGACTCCAACTCCCTGGTCGGTGGTTTCACCGCCACCAACGTGGATACCGCCAACGCGGCCGACCGGGACCAGCAGGTCATCTTTCCGGTCGTCTTGGTCGTGATCCTGATCTGCCTGGCGATCTTGTTGCGCGCTCTCCTCGCGCCGGTGCTACTGGTCCTGACCGTGGTGCTGTCGTTCTCCGCGACCGTGGGCATCTGCGCGATCGTGTTCCGGTATCTGCTCAACGTCCCCAAGGTGGACCCGGAGTTCCTCCTGTTCGCATTCGTCTTCCTGGTCGCGCTGGGAGTCGACTACAACGTTTTCCTGATAAGCCGGGTGCGGCAGGAGTCGGAGCGGCGGGGTACCCGGCCCGGGATTCTTTCCGCACTCACCGTGACCGGCGGTGTCATCACCTCAGCCGGCATCGTGCTCGCGGCAACGTTCGCGGCGCTGACCGTGCTCCCCGTGCGGATCCTGGTGGAGCTGGGTATCGCCCTTCCGGTCGGGCTCCTCATCGACACGGTCGTGGTGCGTTCACTGCTGGTGCCCGCGCTGTCCCACGACATCGGTCACCAGATCTGGTGGCCGGGTCGGCTGGCACGGGCCGGCGGTGAACCGTCCGGCGCGGGTCCGCCGGACGGCAACCGAACCAGCGGTCACCCTGGTTGA
- a CDS encoding MFS transporter — protein sequence MTTPRAGSRALALLAFAQFLVVLNTSIVNVALDAIATQWRMSPAGLSWVINAYLLPFGGLLLLGGRLGDLLGRRRVLLAGGVVLTAGSLAAAGAWTEPVLLAARAAQGIGAALLAPTALAITVVMFAAPAQRRRALGIVGAVSGLGGAAGVLFSGVLTQTLGWRSIFVLTALLALVTVVVTPSLVPRDVPAGHRRLDAAGALMVTVGVTALVYALSAGPRAGWGAPLPVAALAGGVVVLAMFVGWQRRAADPLVRLGILRSGPVGPANALMLLLGAVWIGLFFYLPLLQQQVLGYRPLTAGLSQLPLAGATVVASGLAPRVAARLGGRTSLVGAFAVLAAGLAWLGVVPSDASFVADLLGPMLLIGVGLGLAFVLLTTLGVNGVDPDESGLASGLVNTTRQVGGGLGLALLTAAASVAATRGGHGGVEALAQGFRWSFRTGFVIAALAALAALFTVPAGIARR from the coding sequence ATGACGACACCACGGGCTGGGTCCCGCGCACTGGCGCTGCTGGCTTTCGCGCAGTTCCTGGTGGTGCTCAACACCTCGATCGTCAATGTGGCGCTGGACGCCATCGCCACCCAGTGGCGCATGTCCCCGGCGGGTCTGTCCTGGGTGATCAACGCATACCTGCTGCCGTTCGGTGGACTGCTGTTGCTGGGCGGGCGGCTAGGCGACCTACTGGGACGGCGTCGCGTGCTGCTGGCGGGAGGCGTGGTCCTGACGGCCGGATCGCTGGCGGCAGCCGGGGCATGGACCGAACCCGTGCTGCTGGCCGCACGTGCGGCTCAGGGAATCGGGGCGGCGTTGCTCGCGCCGACGGCACTGGCGATCACGGTGGTGATGTTCGCGGCGCCAGCGCAGCGGCGACGGGCGCTCGGCATCGTGGGCGCGGTGTCGGGTCTGGGCGGGGCAGCCGGAGTGCTGTTCAGCGGAGTGCTGACGCAGACGTTGGGCTGGCGCTCGATCTTCGTGCTGACGGCGTTGCTCGCGCTCGTCACAGTCGTCGTGACTCCCTCGCTGGTGCCGCGCGACGTGCCTGCCGGGCATCGTCGGCTGGATGCCGCCGGGGCGCTGATGGTCACGGTCGGGGTGACCGCGTTGGTCTACGCGCTGTCGGCCGGTCCGCGAGCCGGTTGGGGTGCACCCCTGCCGGTGGCCGCACTGGCGGGTGGCGTGGTCGTGCTCGCCATGTTCGTCGGATGGCAGCGGCGCGCCGCCGATCCGCTGGTGCGGCTGGGCATCCTGCGTAGCGGCCCGGTCGGCCCGGCCAACGCCCTGATGCTGCTGCTCGGCGCCGTCTGGATCGGGTTGTTCTTCTACCTGCCGCTGCTGCAGCAACAGGTTCTGGGCTACCGCCCACTGACGGCCGGGCTGTCACAGCTACCACTGGCCGGAGCCACCGTGGTGGCGTCCGGGCTGGCGCCACGGGTGGCCGCCCGACTGGGTGGGCGCACGAGCCTGGTCGGCGCGTTCGCCGTGCTGGCCGCCGGACTGGCCTGGCTGGGCGTGGTGCCTTCGGACGCGTCGTTCGTCGCTGATCTGCTCGGCCCCATGCTGCTCATCGGCGTCGGCCTGGGCCTGGCGTTCGTGCTGCTGACCACGCTGGGTGTCAACGGGGTCGATCCCGATGAGTCCGGCCTGGCCAGCGGCCTGGTCAACACCACCCGACAGGTCGGCGGCGGCCTCGGGCTGGCCCTGCTGACCGCGGCGGCGAGCGTCGCCGCAACCCGAGGTGGCCACGGCGGTGTCGAGGCCCTGGCCCAAGGCTTCCGGTGGTCGTTTCGCACCGGATTCGTGATCGCCGCTCTCGCGGCGCTCGCGGCACTGTTCACCGTTCCCGCCGGCATCGCCCGGCGCTGA
- a CDS encoding carotenoid oxygenase family protein yields MDTKPYLTGHYTPVVDEATSFDLTVEGKLPPELSGQLVRNGHNPKPGITPTHWWKGSGMVHGIRLRDGHAEWYRNRWVRTPALDGAPYLTERGPDYSASTAGTHIVEHAGRLLALCEANYPFELTRELETVGGYDFSGRLTTAMTAHPKQDPVTGELHFFGSSPVPPFLTYHVAAADGEIVLSEQVPGASAALKHDFAITENHVVFLEMSVTFDHTETSGIPYRWSDDIAPRLGVMPRGAGGAARIRWYAIEPGQALHFANAYEDAQGRIVIEGPTVDREGWKLSWNWWAGNGGPRHSEPITRSVNHRWTVDPATGTVVESPCDDLNVEFPTINEDLLGREHRYQYAIAFPDDRGGNHGVVRYDRRDGTRQILDVGAGVLPSEAVFVPATGATREDDGYLLTVTSDLHRDASSLLVLDAGDLHRDPIATIRLPRRVTAGIHGSWIPDEQIA; encoded by the coding sequence ATGGACACCAAGCCGTACCTGACCGGCCACTACACGCCGGTCGTCGACGAGGCAACCAGCTTCGACCTGACGGTGGAGGGGAAGCTGCCGCCGGAGCTGTCCGGGCAACTGGTCCGCAACGGCCACAACCCCAAGCCGGGCATCACCCCGACGCACTGGTGGAAGGGCAGCGGCATGGTGCACGGTATTCGCCTGCGCGACGGGCACGCGGAGTGGTACCGCAACCGGTGGGTGCGCACGCCGGCGTTGGACGGTGCCCCGTACCTGACCGAGCGGGGCCCGGACTACTCGGCAAGCACCGCCGGCACCCACATCGTCGAGCACGCCGGGCGGCTGCTGGCGCTGTGCGAGGCGAACTATCCGTTCGAGCTGACCCGCGAGTTGGAGACCGTCGGCGGCTACGACTTCTCCGGCAGGCTGACCACGGCGATGACCGCGCACCCCAAGCAGGACCCGGTCACCGGCGAGCTGCACTTCTTCGGTTCCTCGCCGGTGCCGCCGTTCCTGACGTACCACGTTGCTGCCGCGGACGGGGAGATCGTGCTCAGCGAGCAGGTGCCGGGTGCGAGCGCCGCGCTCAAGCACGACTTCGCCATCACCGAGAACCACGTGGTGTTCCTGGAGATGTCGGTGACGTTCGACCACACCGAGACGTCCGGCATCCCGTACCGCTGGAGTGACGACATCGCGCCGCGACTGGGCGTCATGCCCCGTGGAGCCGGCGGTGCCGCGCGTATCCGCTGGTACGCGATCGAGCCGGGGCAGGCGCTGCACTTCGCCAACGCCTACGAGGATGCCCAGGGTCGCATCGTGATCGAGGGGCCCACCGTCGACCGCGAGGGGTGGAAGCTGTCCTGGAACTGGTGGGCCGGCAACGGCGGCCCACGGCACAGCGAGCCGATCACCAGGTCGGTGAACCACCGGTGGACCGTCGACCCGGCCACCGGCACCGTCGTCGAGAGCCCCTGCGACGACCTCAACGTCGAGTTTCCCACCATCAACGAGGACCTGCTCGGTCGAGAACACCGCTACCAGTACGCCATCGCCTTCCCCGACGACCGGGGTGGCAACCACGGCGTGGTCAGGTACGACCGGCGCGACGGCACCCGGCAGATCCTCGACGTCGGTGCCGGCGTGCTGCCCAGCGAGGCCGTCTTCGTTCCCGCGACGGGCGCGACCCGTGAGGACGACGGATATCTGCTCACCGTCACCAGCGACCTGCACCGGGACGCCTCGAGCCTGCTCGTGCTCGACGCCGGTGACCTGCACCGCGACCCGATCGCCACGATCCGCCTGCCGCGGCGGGTCACCGCCGGCATCCACGGCTCGTGGATCCCCGACGAGCAGATCGCCTGA
- a CDS encoding transposase translates to MEFLDHGLMAVGEEVSVAAPKKYPDELRQRAVRLYRESDPKPVIRRLAEQLGVHHEALRNWIRQAEADTGERHDRPTSEMVEENRRLRREVTELRRANEILKAASAYFAAELDPTRRRS, encoded by the coding sequence ATGGAGTTTCTTGACCATGGTCTGATGGCCGTGGGGGAGGAAGTATCCGTGGCAGCACCGAAGAAGTACCCCGATGAGCTCCGTCAGCGCGCTGTGCGCTTGTACCGCGAATCGGACCCGAAGCCGGTGATCCGGCGCTTGGCCGAGCAGCTCGGCGTGCATCACGAGGCGCTCAGGAACTGGATCCGTCAGGCCGAGGCTGACACGGGTGAGCGTCACGACCGGCCGACCAGCGAGATGGTCGAGGAGAACCGCCGGCTGCGCAGGGAGGTCACCGAGCTGCGGCGGGCCAACGAGATCCTGAAAGCGGCGAGCGCGTATTTCGCGGCGGAGCTCGACCCGACCCGGCGACGGTCATGA
- a CDS encoding thiamine pyrophosphate-dependent enzyme has product MGGFQDASGAALDDLDVLRPVTGMSLSLSSRRVVPQHLRRAITHVMTERTPAHLSVPLDVQRAELDAEPRRLPESLLHPRTIDEQALQKLVTLLEDPDNRRIVVLAGPGVQQSGATDTLRAFVERFDVPVATTLSGKGTLPETHPLALGVFGYGGTRWAIDAIRSGDVDVLVVVGSGLSQRDTLQWDPAMLPSRALVQIDSRPAPISRTWPCDLAVVSNPAEVFQRLATVRDAPGLAAGRDARHALLQRVRAGGDARYRPEDTRSDAIPMHPARVVAELRAAFPDDAVLCVDSGAHRAWFAEYWNIRQPGTHFSLTNLGPMGGAIPLGIGAKLARPGQPMLIATGDGCLLMHGMELHTASRERIPVVVAVMNNRAYGNIWYRASKIGPGAERLTDIPGIDWVGFARSVGADGERVEQPGQIAAAVARGLAASGPYLIDLVIDKTYPTPAGVWRERQQEWEDND; this is encoded by the coding sequence ATGGGCGGCTTCCAGGACGCGTCGGGCGCGGCACTCGACGACCTCGACGTGCTGCGGCCGGTGACCGGGATGTCGCTGTCGCTGTCGTCGCGCCGGGTCGTTCCCCAACACCTACGACGCGCGATCACCCACGTCATGACCGAGCGGACCCCGGCCCACCTGTCGGTGCCCCTCGACGTCCAGCGGGCGGAGCTGGACGCCGAGCCAAGGCGCCTGCCCGAGTCGCTGCTGCACCCGCGGACCATTGACGAGCAGGCCCTCCAGAAGCTGGTAACCCTGCTTGAGGATCCCGACAACCGACGGATCGTCGTGCTCGCCGGCCCGGGCGTGCAGCAGTCGGGGGCGACCGACACGCTACGGGCGTTCGTCGAACGTTTCGACGTGCCGGTGGCTACGACGCTGTCGGGCAAGGGCACGTTACCCGAGACTCACCCGCTCGCGCTCGGCGTCTTCGGCTACGGCGGCACCCGGTGGGCGATCGACGCTATCCGCTCGGGCGACGTCGACGTCCTCGTCGTGGTCGGTTCGGGCCTGTCGCAGCGTGACACGTTGCAGTGGGACCCGGCCATGCTGCCGTCCCGCGCGCTCGTCCAGATCGACAGCCGCCCGGCGCCGATCAGTCGTACCTGGCCGTGCGACCTGGCCGTGGTCAGCAATCCCGCCGAGGTGTTCCAGCGCCTTGCGACCGTGCGGGACGCGCCGGGCCTGGCGGCGGGACGCGACGCCAGGCACGCGCTACTTCAGCGGGTGCGGGCCGGCGGGGACGCCCGGTACCGTCCGGAGGACACCCGCAGCGACGCGATACCGATGCACCCGGCTCGGGTGGTGGCGGAGTTGCGGGCCGCCTTTCCCGACGACGCCGTGCTGTGTGTGGACTCGGGTGCCCACCGCGCCTGGTTCGCCGAGTACTGGAACATCCGCCAGCCCGGCACCCACTTCTCCCTCACCAACCTCGGACCGATGGGGGGTGCCATCCCGCTCGGCATCGGGGCCAAGCTGGCCCGGCCGGGGCAGCCGATGTTGATCGCCACCGGCGACGGATGCCTGTTGATGCACGGTATGGAGCTGCACACCGCGAGTCGTGAGCGAATCCCTGTTGTCGTCGCCGTGATGAACAACCGTGCCTACGGCAACATCTGGTACCGCGCATCCAAGATCGGTCCGGGCGCGGAACGGCTGACCGACATTCCGGGCATCGACTGGGTGGGATTCGCCCGCTCGGTGGGCGCCGACGGGGAGCGGGTCGAGCAGCCGGGACAGATCGCGGCGGCCGTTGCCCGGGGGCTCGCCGCGTCGGGGCCGTACCTCATCGACCTCGTCATCGACAAGACCTACCCGACCCCGGCCGGGGTCTGGCGGGAGCGCCAGCAGGAGTGGGAGGACAACGACTGA
- a CDS encoding carboxymuconolactone decarboxylase family protein, whose product MATLPDPTERLRGDDRAAYERMADARAHADGRATLGDVYVRMFNNPGVAVKVGALGEHLRFHATLPDDVRELVILRFARRCGLSYEWSHHQRPARLAGVSPTTIDRLASGEIPDDLPDATRAALEVVDAVVAARPVPGDVQDRFVAAHGTAGIVEVVALCGLYSLMGYMVTAFEIPLERG is encoded by the coding sequence ATGGCGACGTTGCCTGACCCGACGGAGCGCCTGCGGGGTGACGACCGTGCCGCCTACGAGCGTATGGCTGACGCGCGGGCCCACGCCGACGGCCGGGCTACGCTCGGGGACGTCTACGTGCGGATGTTCAACAATCCCGGGGTGGCCGTCAAGGTCGGCGCACTCGGCGAACACCTACGGTTCCATGCGACTCTCCCCGACGACGTGCGGGAACTCGTCATCCTCCGGTTCGCACGGCGCTGCGGCCTCTCCTACGAGTGGTCACACCACCAACGGCCGGCCCGGCTCGCCGGCGTCAGTCCCACCACGATCGACCGGCTGGCGTCCGGCGAGATCCCCGACGATCTTCCCGACGCGACGCGGGCTGCGCTGGAGGTGGTCGATGCCGTTGTCGCCGCGCGGCCGGTCCCGGGGGACGTGCAGGATCGGTTCGTGGCCGCGCACGGCACCGCTGGCATCGTCGAGGTGGTCGCCCTGTGTGGGCTGTACTCGTTGATGGGCTACATGGTCACCGCCTTCGAGATTCCGCTCGAGCGCGGCTGA
- a CDS encoding TetR/AcrR family transcriptional regulator — translation MPSQARTLSTAEERRQDVLSTAIGAFASRGYFGTTTVDVAKRAGISQAYLYRLFPDKESLFAAVVERAFERIRDSISKGAASARSASPEVVLAAMADAYAMLIRDQDLLLVQMHAQCAAVSVPEVRRAVRDGYARLVEYARSVSGGSEEQVQEFVARGALCNLVVTMGAEDLDAPWARTLAAGLRH, via the coding sequence ATGCCAAGCCAAGCCCGTACCCTGTCCACCGCCGAGGAGCGCCGGCAGGATGTGCTCTCCACGGCCATCGGCGCGTTCGCCAGCCGTGGGTACTTCGGCACCACCACGGTGGACGTCGCGAAACGGGCGGGAATCTCGCAGGCATACCTCTACCGGCTGTTTCCGGACAAGGAGTCGTTGTTCGCGGCGGTGGTCGAGCGGGCCTTCGAGCGGATCCGCGACAGCATCAGCAAGGGTGCGGCATCCGCCCGGAGCGCCTCGCCCGAGGTCGTGTTGGCCGCCATGGCCGACGCCTATGCCATGTTGATCCGCGATCAGGATCTACTGTTGGTGCAGATGCACGCGCAGTGCGCCGCCGTGTCGGTTCCGGAGGTGCGCCGCGCGGTGCGTGACGGCTATGCCCGGCTGGTCGAGTACGCGCGGAGCGTGTCCGGCGGCAGCGAGGAGCAGGTGCAGGAGTTCGTCGCCAGGGGCGCGCTGTGCAATCTGGTGGTGACCATGGGCGCGGAGGACCTCGACGCGCCCTGGGCCAGGACGCTGGCGGCGGGCCTGCGGCACTGA
- a CDS encoding alkaline phosphatase D family protein — protein MTNCLDRRTLLRVAGASAGTAVLAGATLATGSSAHAASGLFRHGVASGDPLADRVLLWTRLTPTEQAQPGSGVGPEALVSWQVSADPDFAAVVAQGTFVTGPARDHTVRVDARGLSPATTYWYRFGYDGAWSPIGRTMTAPAVNAEIDRLRLGVVSCANWEGGYFAAYRYLAERGDLNLVVHLGDYLYEYGTGQLGTAGKVIRPVSPPHETLTLADYRIRHATYKTDPDLQALHAAVPWAITWDDHECANNQWSGGAENHTPGTEGDFAVRLAAARQAYQEWMPVRLGADGAIYRRLRFGRLVDLSMLDLRTYRSKPTRGTGVDDPNRTITGDDQMAWLKSGLAASAARWKLVGSSVMISRLDVGALPAWLLGPLGELMGVPDNGLVLNTDQWDGYNADRNELVDHLRATGTHDVVFLTGDIHTSWANEVTTKATGPWSPAAAEFVVPSVTTDNVDDFLRLPADNVVSKLGAGLLRATNPHVRWTELDGHGYGVLDVTKQQCRMDWYHLADRTKRVTSSRWVAGWSVAAGSAKLHKESSPLV, from the coding sequence ATGACGAATTGCTTGGACCGTCGTACCCTTCTGCGTGTGGCCGGTGCGTCCGCCGGCACAGCCGTGCTCGCCGGCGCCACGCTCGCCACCGGCAGTTCCGCTCATGCCGCTTCGGGTCTGTTCCGGCACGGCGTCGCCTCCGGCGATCCGTTGGCCGACAGGGTTCTGTTGTGGACGCGGCTGACCCCGACCGAGCAGGCCCAGCCGGGTTCTGGTGTCGGTCCGGAGGCGCTGGTGTCCTGGCAGGTGTCCGCCGATCCGGATTTCGCGGCTGTGGTGGCGCAGGGGACGTTTGTCACCGGACCGGCGCGGGACCACACCGTCCGGGTCGACGCGCGTGGGCTGTCGCCGGCCACCACGTACTGGTACCGCTTCGGGTACGACGGTGCGTGGTCACCGATCGGGCGGACGATGACCGCACCGGCCGTGAACGCCGAGATCGACCGGCTGCGGCTGGGGGTGGTCTCCTGCGCGAACTGGGAGGGCGGGTACTTCGCGGCGTACCGGTACCTGGCCGAGCGGGGCGACCTGAACCTGGTGGTGCACCTGGGCGACTACCTCTACGAGTACGGCACGGGTCAGCTCGGTACCGCGGGCAAGGTCATCCGTCCGGTGAGCCCGCCGCACGAGACGCTCACCCTAGCCGACTACCGGATCCGGCACGCCACCTACAAGACCGACCCGGACCTCCAGGCTCTGCACGCCGCGGTGCCGTGGGCGATCACCTGGGACGACCACGAGTGCGCCAACAACCAGTGGTCCGGCGGTGCGGAGAACCACACCCCGGGCACCGAGGGCGACTTCGCGGTCCGGCTGGCCGCGGCGCGGCAGGCGTACCAGGAGTGGATGCCGGTCCGCCTCGGCGCGGACGGGGCCATCTACCGGCGGCTGCGCTTCGGCCGGCTCGTCGACCTGTCCATGCTGGACCTCCGGACGTACCGGTCGAAGCCGACCCGGGGTACCGGAGTCGACGACCCGAACCGGACCATCACCGGCGACGACCAGATGGCGTGGCTCAAGAGTGGCCTGGCCGCCTCGGCCGCACGGTGGAAACTGGTCGGCAGCTCGGTGATGATCTCCCGGCTCGACGTGGGCGCGCTGCCGGCCTGGCTGCTCGGCCCGTTGGGCGAGCTGATGGGCGTCCCGGACAACGGCCTCGTCCTCAACACCGACCAGTGGGACGGGTACAACGCCGACCGTAACGAGCTGGTCGACCACCTGCGCGCCACCGGGACCCACGACGTCGTCTTCCTCACCGGGGACATCCACACCTCCTGGGCCAACGAGGTGACCACCAAGGCCACCGGCCCGTGGTCGCCGGCCGCCGCCGAGTTCGTCGTGCCGTCGGTGACCACCGACAACGTCGACGACTTCCTGCGACTGCCCGCCGACAACGTGGTCAGCAAACTCGGCGCCGGACTGCTCCGCGCGACCAATCCCCACGTACGCTGGACCGAGCTGGATGGCCACGGCTACGGCGTGCTGGACGTCACCAAGCAGCAGTGCCGAATGGACTGGTACCACCTGGCCGACCGCACCAAGCGTGTCACCTCGAGTCGCTGGGTGGCCGGCTGGTCAGTCGCCGCGGGGTCGGCCAAGCTGCACAAGGAGAGTTCACCCCTGGTCTGA
- a CDS encoding IS3 family transposase has translation MTFIDEHRDQFAVALLLRVLNIGASTYYAWVKQAEAPCDRDVVDLGLISNIHEIWETSGRTYGADRVHRQLRRDGIYVGRKRVERLMTQQGWQGAFLRRGWRGGSTRQDPRHTPAPDLVGRQFTATGPNRLWVADATRIPCGEGVFWLAAVRDVFSRRIVGWKTSNRCDTDLILAALEYGIWSRDVRDGQLIHHSDRGSNYTSFRFAERLQDNGILPSMGSVGDSYDNALMENFWSTLKIELVYRTSWRTRDEAENAIFAYIDGWYNTRRIQKELGYLSPNEYETAWHTHQRQPAEPPIATPAPAGSR, from the coding sequence ATGACGTTCATTGATGAACACCGTGACCAGTTCGCGGTCGCGCTCCTGCTACGGGTCCTGAACATCGGCGCTTCGACCTACTACGCGTGGGTCAAGCAGGCCGAGGCGCCCTGCGACCGCGACGTGGTCGACCTGGGCCTGATCTCCAACATTCACGAGATCTGGGAGACCTCCGGGCGCACCTACGGCGCGGACCGGGTCCACCGCCAGCTACGCCGCGACGGCATCTACGTGGGTCGCAAACGCGTCGAGCGGCTGATGACGCAGCAGGGCTGGCAGGGCGCGTTCCTGCGCCGCGGCTGGCGCGGCGGCTCCACGCGGCAGGACCCACGGCACACACCGGCGCCGGACCTTGTCGGGCGGCAGTTCACCGCCACCGGGCCGAACCGGCTCTGGGTCGCCGACGCCACCCGCATCCCCTGCGGCGAAGGCGTGTTCTGGCTCGCCGCGGTCCGCGACGTCTTCTCCCGCCGAATCGTCGGCTGGAAGACCTCCAACCGCTGCGACACCGACCTGATCCTCGCCGCCCTCGAATACGGCATCTGGTCGCGCGACGTCCGCGACGGCCAGTTGATCCACCACTCAGATCGCGGGTCGAACTACACATCGTTCCGGTTCGCGGAACGCTTACAGGACAACGGGATCCTGCCCTCGATGGGCTCCGTCGGCGACAGCTACGACAACGCCCTGATGGAGAATTTCTGGTCGACGCTGAAGATCGAACTCGTCTACCGCACGAGCTGGCGGACCCGCGACGAGGCCGAGAACGCGATCTTCGCCTACATCGACGGCTGGTACAACACCCGCCGCATCCAGAAGGAACTGGGCTACCTCAGCCCGAACGAGTACGAGACCGCCTGGCACACCCACCAGAGGCAACCAGCCGAACCACCTATCGCCACCCCTGCGCCAGCCGGCAGCAGGTAA